GAATGAATGGGTTAGAAGTTTGCCCGGTTTCAAGGCCGTTTTCCCGGTATGCTGCCGTAGCTCAGTGGTAGAGCACTCCCTTGGTAAGGGAGAGGTCGAGAGTTCAATCCTCTCTGGCAGCACCATTTTCCCTTTATTTTGAAATAATTAGTTCTTTTGTGCGTCTGTCGGGGCTTATCGCAATGAAAAAATCTGCCTTTATTCTGGCTGCCGTATGTTTTTTGGCTATCCCGGCCCATGCCGCCGATTGGGCCGTGCGCTGTGCGCCCGATGGGACGCAGTGCGAAGCGTGGCAACGCTTGATGGTCAAGGAAACGGACCAGCGGATGGCGGAAATTGCCATTGGTTTTCCCGACGGGGTGGATCACCCGGCGCGTGGGGTGATGGTGTTGCCGCTGGGCATTATGTTGCCTGCGGGCGTCAAACTGTCCATCGACAAGGCGGCCCCGTATGGGGCGCAGGTGCGGTATTGCACCCATGATGGGTGCATGGCGTTTTTGACACTGGATGATCAGGTGTTGAATGAATTGCGCAAGGGGCGGGCCGCCACATTGGCGTTTCAAAGTTTCGCGGGCAAGGATGTCATTCTGCCCATTTCCCTGAATGGCATAACGGTCGCTCTGGAAGAAGCGGCCGTTAAGAAAAAGTAGGCTGATCCGTTTTTATTGATTGCTGTTGCAATCAACGGGCAGGTCCATGATGGACGGCCAACGATTGACCCAGCCATCGGCGCCATCGGTTTCATCAATCTTGCTCATGCGGATACAGTTTGATGGTCCCATTGCGGCGCGGAATTCATCGTAGTTATAG
The genomic region above belongs to Micavibrio aeruginosavorus EPB and contains:
- a CDS encoding invasion associated locus B family protein — protein: MKKSAFILAAVCFLAIPAHAADWAVRCAPDGTQCEAWQRLMVKETDQRMAEIAIGFPDGVDHPARGVMVLPLGIMLPAGVKLSIDKAAPYGAQVRYCTHDGCMAFLTLDDQVLNELRKGRAATLAFQSFAGKDVILPISLNGITVALEEAAVKKK